The Kineothrix sp. IPX-CK genomic interval GCGTTCAAGCCTCCGAGCATATTGAAGCGCTCTCTCAGGATCAGAGGATCATGACTACTCTCGATTTCATCTTTGCAAAGGCATCCCTCGCCATGGAGCTGAATGCCACCGCTCCCATATTCAATAACAACCGTTATATAAATATCCGTAAAGGCCGGCATCCTCTTCTTGATAAGAAAAAGGTAGTACCTATCGATATTTATCTCGGCAAAGATTTCGATTTGCTGATTATTACGGGGCCAAATACCGGAGGCAAGACTGTTTCCTTAAAAACCGTCGGACTCTTTACCCTCATGGGACAGGCCGGACTTCACATACCTGCCTTGGACCGTTCAGAACTTTCTATTTTTACTGAAGTCTATGCAGACATCGGGGATGAACAGAGTATCGAACAGAACTTAAGTACTTTTTCCTCTCATATGACCAGTATCGTCTCCATACTGAAAAATGCAGACGAGAGATCACTCTGTCTGTTTGACGAGCTCGGTGCAGGAACGGACCCTACGGAAGGTGCCGCTCTCGCCATCGCCATATTGGACCACCTTCATAAGAAGCAAATACGCACTATGGCTACCACTCATTACAGCGAAATAAAAGTATATGCTCTTTCTACCCCGAACGTAGAAAATGCCTGCTGCGAATTCGACATCAACACGCTGCAGCCCACCTATCGTTTATTAATCGGCATTCCGGGTAAAAGCAATGCCTTTGCTATTTCTTCGAAGCTGGGACTTCCCGATTATATTATTGAAGCTGCCAAAGAGCAGATCAGTCAGGAAAACGAAAGCTTCGAGGACTTGATTTCCGGTTTGGAGAACAGTCGTATCACTATAGAGAAAGAGCGGCTCGAAATTGCCTCCTATAAGGATGAAATTAAAAATCTCAAGGAGCAGCTAAAATCCAAGCAGGAGAGAATCGACGAGACCAGAGAGAGAATCCTGCGCGAGGCCAATGAGAGGGCCAGAGACATCTTGCAGGAGGCGAAGGATGTCGCCGACGAAACGATCCGTGTCTTTCAGAAAGCCGGGCCGGGGGCGTCGATGAAGGATTTGGAGAAATCCAGAGATAAGGTGCGGGATAAGATTTCCCAGAAAAATGATAAGCTCGCTTTAAAGTCTGCTCAGCCGCAGAATAAGCAATTGAAGCCGGAGCAGCTTAAGCTGGGTGACGGTGTGAAGATTCTATCCATGGGTCTGAAAGGAACAGTGAGCTCTCTGCCCGATCATAAGGGGAACCTTTTCGTACAATGCGGCATCATGCGTTCGATGGTAAACATCAAAGATTTGGTCCTCTTCGATGATGAGCCGGTATCTTCTACAGTCTTACAGCGTTCCGGCGGCAGTAAAATAAAGATGTCTAAGTCTTACCATATTTCCACGGAAATCAACCTGTTAGGCAAGACGGTGGACGAGGCTTTGGCAGAATTGGATAAATATCTTGACGATGCCTATCTGGCCCATCTTCCAAGCGTGCGCATCGTACACGGCAAGGGAACAGGGGCTCTGCGAAACGCCGTGCAGAAGCACCTGAAGAAGGCAAAATATGTGGAATCCTATCGATTGGGCGAATTTGGTGAAGGAGACGCGGGCGTTACCATTGCAACTTTTAAATCATAAGCTTCGGCATTTTTATATGCCGGCTATCATTAAAATACCGGGAGGGTAATTACAATGGTTAATAAACAGAAAATTTTAATTGTAGATGATGACAATAACATAGCGGAGTTAATTGCCCTTTATCTTACAAAGGAATGCTTTGAGACGATGATCGTAAATGACGGGGAATCCGCACTTACGGCAGTAGACACCTTCAGTCCGAATCTGATTCTTCTGGACCTGATGCTTCCGGGTATCGATGGTTACCAGGTATGCCGCGAGGTGCGCGCCAAATCTTCGATTCCGATCATTATGTTGTCGGCCAAAGGTGAAATTTTCGACAAGGTTCTCGGCCTGGAGCTGGGCGCCGACGATTATATGGAAAAACCCTTCGACTCCAAGGAATTAGTTGCGAGAGCTAAAGCGGTCCTTCGCCGCTACAAACCGGTAACGTCAGTTTCCGAGTCTTCCGACGTAAAAAGTGTGGAATATCCTAATCTCATCATCAATCAAACCAATTATTCCGTTATCTATATGGGAAATACGGTGGATATGCCTCCCAAGGAACTGGAGCTTTTGTATTTTCTCGCCGCTTCTCCTAATCATGTGTTCACCAGAGAACAGCTGTTGGATCAAATCTGGGGATACGAATATATAGGCGATACAAGAACTGTAGACGTACACATCAAAAGACTTCGGGAAAAAATAAAGGATCACGATACATGGCGCATTGCTACCATATGGGGCATCGGTTATAAATTCGAAGTAAAAATGTGAAAGGATAGCTGAAAATTTTATGAGAAAGACTCTCTACTTGAAATTCGTCCTGGGGTATATTATCTTCGGTTTTTTCGGCTTTATCGTAGTTGCCACCTTCGTCTCCAGTATGACCCTGGAGCACATTAAGCGGGAAAAGGCAGATTCCCTCTATAAAGAGGCTACCTTGATTGCCAACACCTATGCTTCGGATTTATATAACAGCGAGACTTCGCTGGACACGGTAAAGAGTCAGTTGGATGCTCTGGACACTTATCTGTCCGCCACTATTTGGATCATCAATCCTTCGGGCCGAATGATTCTCGATTCCTCCGCCCCCGTGGACGTGGCGAACGAAGTGGTTATCGAGAATTTCGATCCTACCGTTACGG includes:
- a CDS encoding endonuclease MutS2, with product MNEKVLRTLEYNKIINMLEEKASSDLGRRLCQDLRPFTDLDTINEAQRQTSDALSRLFKKGSTSFGGNKDLGYTLKSLSIGSSLSTAELLKIAGLLENVNRIKAYGRSERDDDFKDSLDALFEGLEPLTLLAGEIRRCILSEEEISDDASSSLKHIRRSMMLTGDKIHSQLNAMVNGSYRTYLQDAVITMRNNRYCIPVKVEHKGQVPGMIHDQSSTGSTLFIEPAAIVNLNNQLKELELKEQEEIEIILANLSVQASEHIEALSQDQRIMTTLDFIFAKASLAMELNATAPIFNNNRYINIRKGRHPLLDKKKVVPIDIYLGKDFDLLIITGPNTGGKTVSLKTVGLFTLMGQAGLHIPALDRSELSIFTEVYADIGDEQSIEQNLSTFSSHMTSIVSILKNADERSLCLFDELGAGTDPTEGAALAIAILDHLHKKQIRTMATTHYSEIKVYALSTPNVENACCEFDINTLQPTYRLLIGIPGKSNAFAISSKLGLPDYIIEAAKEQISQENESFEDLISGLENSRITIEKERLEIASYKDEIKNLKEQLKSKQERIDETRERILREANERARDILQEAKDVADETIRVFQKAGPGASMKDLEKSRDKVRDKISQKNDKLALKSAQPQNKQLKPEQLKLGDGVKILSMGLKGTVSSLPDHKGNLFVQCGIMRSMVNIKDLVLFDDEPVSSTVLQRSGGSKIKMSKSYHISTEINLLGKTVDEALAELDKYLDDAYLAHLPSVRIVHGKGTGALRNAVQKHLKKAKYVESYRLGEFGEGDAGVTIATFKS
- a CDS encoding response regulator transcription factor; translation: MVNKQKILIVDDDNNIAELIALYLTKECFETMIVNDGESALTAVDTFSPNLILLDLMLPGIDGYQVCREVRAKSSIPIIMLSAKGEIFDKVLGLELGADDYMEKPFDSKELVARAKAVLRRYKPVTSVSESSDVKSVEYPNLIINQTNYSVIYMGNTVDMPPKELELLYFLAASPNHVFTREQLLDQIWGYEYIGDTRTVDVHIKRLREKIKDHDTWRIATIWGIGYKFEVKM